A section of the Halichoerus grypus chromosome 11, mHalGry1.hap1.1, whole genome shotgun sequence genome encodes:
- the LOC118545195 gene encoding serum amyloid A-2 protein has protein sequence MKLFLGILLCSLVLGVSSQRWLDFLREAGQGTRDMLRAYSDMREANYKNSDKYFHARGNYDAAQRGPGGAWAARVISDARENSQRVTDLFKFGDSGHGVEDSKADQAANEWGRSGKDPNHFRPPGLPDKY, from the exons ATGAAGCTTTTCCTGGGCATCCTCTTGTGCTCCCTGGTCCTGGGCGTCAGCAGCCAAAGGTGGTTAGACTTCCTCAGGGAAGCTGGTCAAG ggACTAGAGACATGCTGAGAGCTTACTCTGACATGAGAGAAGCCAATTACAAAAATTCCGACAAATACTTCCATGCCCGGGGGAACTATGATGCCGCACAAAGgggccctgggggtgcctgggctgCTAGAGTGATCAG TGATGCCAGAGAGAATTCTCAGAGAGTCACAGACCTTTTTAAGTTTGGAGACAGCGGCCACGGAGTGGAGGACTCAAAGGCTGACCAGGCTGCCAATGAATGGGGCCGGAGTGGCAAAGACCCCAACCATTTCCGACCTCCTGGCCTGCCTGACAAGTACTGA